A DNA window from Mycolicibacter hiberniae contains the following coding sequences:
- a CDS encoding YifB family Mg chelatase-like AAA ATPase, whose product MALGRAFSVAVRGLHGLIVEIEADITSGLPGVHLVGLPDAALQESRDRVRAAITNSGQRWPAARLTLALSPATLPKMGSVYDVALAAAVLAAERKTSWSLLDKTVLLGELALDGRVRPVHGVLPAVLAAKNDGWAAAVVPVDNLAEASLVDGIDVYGVATLRQLYGWLRGAARLRERVATATPVAEPAADLADVVGQAQARFAVEVAAAGSHHLLLTGPPGVGKTMLAQRLPGLLPPLTESESLEVTAVHSVAGMLSDSAPLITRPPFIAPHHSSSVAALVGGGSGMARPGAVSRAHRGVLFLDECAEIRVSALEALRTPLEDGEIRLARRDGVACYPARFQLVMAANPCPCAPADPRDCTCKAMEKRRYLGRLSGPLLDRVDLRVEMHPVRAGAFSADDGESTAAVRARVAHARAAAAQRWGPHGFRTNAEVSGALLRRRFRLSSQAMEPLRTALDRGLLSIRGANRTLRVAWTLSDLAGRTVPGPNEVCAALSFRQPGRGR is encoded by the coding sequence ATGGCGCTGGGACGGGCGTTCTCGGTCGCGGTGCGCGGCCTGCACGGGCTGATCGTGGAGATCGAAGCGGACATCACCTCGGGGCTGCCCGGGGTGCACCTGGTGGGCCTGCCCGACGCCGCGCTGCAGGAGTCACGCGATCGCGTGCGGGCGGCGATCACCAACAGCGGCCAGCGTTGGCCCGCGGCCCGGCTCACCCTGGCGCTCTCGCCGGCGACGCTGCCCAAGATGGGCTCCGTCTACGACGTCGCGCTGGCCGCGGCGGTGCTCGCCGCGGAACGCAAAACATCGTGGTCACTGCTGGACAAGACCGTACTTCTCGGGGAACTCGCGCTCGACGGGCGAGTGCGGCCGGTCCACGGGGTGCTGCCGGCGGTGCTGGCCGCCAAAAACGACGGCTGGGCTGCTGCGGTGGTCCCGGTGGACAACCTCGCCGAAGCCAGCCTGGTGGACGGCATCGATGTCTACGGCGTGGCGACGCTGCGCCAACTCTACGGCTGGCTGCGGGGGGCGGCACGGCTGCGGGAACGCGTCGCCACGGCGACTCCGGTGGCCGAGCCGGCCGCCGACCTCGCCGACGTGGTCGGTCAGGCCCAGGCCCGGTTCGCCGTCGAGGTGGCTGCCGCCGGCTCGCATCATCTGCTGCTGACCGGGCCGCCCGGAGTCGGGAAAACCATGCTGGCCCAACGTCTTCCCGGCCTGCTGCCACCTTTGACCGAAAGCGAGTCGCTGGAGGTCACCGCCGTCCACTCAGTTGCAGGCATGCTGTCGGACAGCGCACCGCTGATCACCCGGCCGCCCTTCATCGCGCCGCACCACAGCTCAAGCGTCGCGGCACTGGTGGGAGGGGGCTCCGGCATGGCTCGGCCCGGCGCGGTGAGCCGTGCGCATCGAGGGGTGCTGTTCCTCGACGAGTGTGCCGAGATCCGGGTCAGCGCTTTGGAAGCGCTGCGAACACCGTTGGAAGACGGCGAGATCAGGCTCGCCCGGCGCGACGGAGTGGCCTGCTATCCGGCTCGCTTCCAATTGGTCATGGCGGCCAATCCGTGCCCGTGCGCACCGGCCGATCCCCGGGACTGCACCTGCAAGGCGATGGAGAAGCGGCGCTACCTCGGCCGGTTGTCGGGTCCGCTGCTGGATCGGGTCGATCTGCGGGTGGAGATGCATCCGGTCCGGGCGGGTGCGTTCTCGGCCGACGACGGGGAGTCGACGGCGGCGGTGCGGGCGCGGGTGGCCCACGCGCGTGCCGCGGCCGCCCAGCGCTGGGGACCGCACGGCTTTCGCACCAACGCCGAGGTCAGTGGGGCGTTGCTGCGACGCAGGTTTCGGCTCAGCAGCCAGGCGATGGAGCCGTTGCGCACGGCGCTCGACCGCGGGCTGCTGTCGATCCGGGGGGCAAACCGCACCCTGCGGGTCGCGTGGACCCTGAGCGATCTGGCGGGGCGGACCGTGCCCGGGCCCAACGAGGTCTGCGCCGCCCTGAGCTTTCGTCAGCCGGGCCGGGGCCGATGA
- a CDS encoding YraN family protein: protein MTTRTRAALGALGEQAAVDYLIGQGWSILARNWRCRYGELDIVAHHPAARAVVFIEVKTRSGDGFGGLAYAVPPEKVRRLRRLAGVWMVGQPYRWEAVRLDVIRVRVGPGNGAQITHLQGVC from the coding sequence ATGACAACCAGAACTCGCGCCGCGCTGGGGGCGCTCGGAGAACAAGCTGCCGTCGACTACCTGATCGGCCAGGGGTGGTCGATTCTGGCCCGCAACTGGCGCTGCAGGTATGGCGAACTCGATATCGTCGCACACCATCCTGCGGCGCGCGCTGTGGTCTTCATCGAGGTGAAAACCCGCAGCGGTGACGGCTTCGGCGGGCTGGCCTACGCCGTGCCGCCGGAGAAGGTGCGCAGGCTGCGCCGGCTGGCCGGCGTCTGGATGGTGGGCCAGCCATACCGGTGGGAAGCGGTCCGCCTCGACGTGATCAGGGTGCGGGTCGGGCCGGGCAACGGAGCGCAGATCACCCATCTGCAGGGGGTGTGCTGA
- a CDS encoding alpha/beta fold hydrolase → MTVREFVDLPSARVSYLDFRPDDPPAGTVVLLHGGGTDNAALSWGAVGPRLAAGGFRVVAPDHPGCGASPLPDWRVTQQRLVAYVGEFVDALGLDRYAIGGLSLGGGLTIGHVLARPQRVAGAVLLDSYGLMPRLPGGRQVLAWAMQRTGALDLATRAMATNSAALAWSLKSLIRDPAQRTPELVAEIVAAARQPGFTAFEQWQRNEMLWNRLRTDYTKRLADIARPVLIVHGDRDVGVPVARARAAAALIPHAELKVIAGAGHWVQRDQPEAVVAVMTDFLRRVLAS, encoded by the coding sequence GTGACCGTGCGGGAATTCGTCGACCTCCCCTCAGCGCGGGTCTCCTACCTCGACTTCCGCCCCGACGACCCGCCGGCCGGCACCGTGGTGCTGCTGCACGGCGGCGGGACCGACAACGCGGCGCTGTCCTGGGGTGCTGTCGGACCGCGGCTGGCCGCCGGCGGCTTTCGGGTCGTCGCGCCCGATCATCCGGGTTGCGGTGCCAGTCCGCTGCCCGACTGGCGGGTGACGCAGCAACGGCTGGTGGCCTACGTCGGGGAGTTCGTCGACGCGCTCGGCCTGGACCGCTACGCCATCGGCGGCCTGTCGCTGGGCGGGGGACTGACCATCGGCCATGTGCTGGCACGGCCGCAACGCGTCGCCGGGGCGGTGCTGCTGGACAGTTATGGGTTGATGCCGCGGCTGCCCGGCGGGCGACAGGTGCTGGCTTGGGCGATGCAGCGCACCGGTGCGCTCGACCTGGCCACCCGCGCGATGGCGACCAACAGTGCGGCCTTGGCCTGGAGCCTCAAATCCCTGATCCGCGACCCGGCGCAACGCACCCCGGAGCTGGTCGCGGAGATCGTCGCGGCAGCCCGCCAGCCCGGGTTCACCGCTTTCGAGCAATGGCAGCGCAATGAGATGTTGTGGAACCGGTTGAGAACCGACTACACCAAGCGACTGGCGGACATCGCGCGGCCGGTGCTGATCGTGCACGGCGACCGGGATGTCGGCGTGCCGGTGGCGCGTGCGCGCGCGGCCGCTGCGCTGATCCCGCACGCCGAGTTGAAAGTCATCGCCGGTGCCGGCCATTGGGTCCAACGGGACCAGCCCGAGGCCGTCGTTGCCGTGATGACCGATTTTCTGCGCCGGGTGCTGGCGTCCTAG
- a CDS encoding M23 family metallopeptidase, whose amino-acid sequence MRFAALLLAASLLLAPPAVGSPIRLDWPLRPRPAVARPFDAPRPDWRRGHRGVDLAAEPGQPVYAPGAATVVFAGRSGGQPVVSLDHPGGLRTSYQPVSAKVRAGQLLAAGSVLGTVEPGHPGCAAPACLHWGAMWGPASRADYVDPLGLLASTPIRLKPLSSG is encoded by the coding sequence ATGCGATTTGCGGCGTTGTTACTGGCCGCCAGCTTACTGCTCGCCCCGCCGGCTGTGGGCAGCCCGATCCGGCTGGATTGGCCGCTGCGACCGCGCCCGGCGGTGGCGCGGCCGTTCGACGCACCTCGCCCGGACTGGCGGCGCGGTCACCGGGGCGTGGACCTGGCCGCCGAGCCGGGCCAGCCGGTGTACGCCCCGGGGGCCGCGACAGTGGTGTTCGCCGGGCGGTCCGGTGGACAGCCGGTGGTGTCGCTGGACCATCCCGGCGGGCTGCGCACCAGCTACCAGCCGGTTTCGGCAAAGGTGCGGGCCGGGCAGCTGCTGGCCGCGGGATCGGTGCTCGGCACGGTGGAGCCCGGCCATCCGGGCTGCGCCGCGCCGGCCTGCCTGCATTGGGGCGCGATGTGGGGTCCGGCGTCGCGCGCCGACTACGTCGACCCGCTGGGGTTGCTGGCCTCGACGCCGATTCGGCTCAAGCCGCTGTCGAGCGGCTAG
- a CDS encoding alpha-hydroxy-acid oxidizing protein, with the protein MAFGDYQFEIYLQGLAGVLPSLPMTYTELEAKAAAALSPSVWSYVAGGAGDERTQRANVAAFDKWGLIPRMFVGAAERDLSVEMFGLRLPAPVFMAPIGVIGICAQDGHGDLASARAAAATGVPMMVSTLTADPLEDVAAEFGDTPGFFQLYTPKDRELAASLVQRAQGAGYRAIVVTLDTWVPGWRPRDLATSNFPQLRGHCLANYFSDPVFRASLAQPPEENPQAAILSWVQTFGNPLTWADLPWLRSLTDLPLIVKGICHPDDVRRARDGGVDGVYCSTHGGRQANGGLPALDCLPDVVAAADGMPVLFDSGVRTGADIIKALALGATAVGIGRPYAYGLALGGTAGIVHVLRSLLAEADLIMAVDGYPSRVDLTPETLRRVT; encoded by the coding sequence ATGGCATTCGGGGACTACCAGTTCGAGATCTACCTGCAGGGCCTGGCCGGGGTGTTGCCGTCGCTTCCGATGACCTACACCGAGTTGGAGGCCAAAGCTGCTGCTGCACTTTCCCCCTCGGTGTGGTCCTATGTGGCCGGGGGCGCTGGTGACGAGCGCACTCAGCGAGCCAACGTCGCGGCTTTCGACAAGTGGGGGCTCATACCGCGGATGTTCGTCGGCGCCGCCGAGCGGGACTTGTCCGTCGAGATGTTCGGACTGCGGTTGCCGGCGCCGGTCTTCATGGCTCCGATCGGCGTCATCGGCATCTGTGCCCAGGACGGACACGGTGACCTGGCCAGTGCGCGCGCGGCGGCCGCTACCGGCGTGCCGATGATGGTGTCCACCCTGACCGCCGACCCGCTTGAGGACGTCGCCGCCGAATTCGGGGATACCCCGGGTTTTTTCCAGCTGTATACCCCCAAGGACCGGGAGCTGGCCGCCAGTCTGGTGCAGCGCGCTCAGGGCGCGGGCTACCGGGCGATCGTCGTCACCCTTGATACGTGGGTTCCGGGCTGGCGACCGCGGGATCTGGCCACCTCGAACTTCCCGCAGCTGCGGGGTCACTGCCTGGCCAACTACTTCTCCGACCCGGTGTTCCGCGCAAGCCTGGCCCAGCCGCCGGAGGAGAACCCGCAAGCCGCGATCCTGTCCTGGGTGCAGACCTTCGGCAATCCGCTGACCTGGGCTGACCTGCCGTGGCTGCGGTCCTTGACCGACCTGCCGCTGATCGTCAAGGGCATCTGTCACCCAGACGACGTGCGGCGCGCCCGCGACGGCGGTGTGGACGGCGTGTACTGCTCCACGCACGGCGGTCGTCAGGCCAACGGGGGACTACCCGCCCTGGACTGCCTGCCCGATGTGGTGGCGGCCGCCGACGGGATGCCGGTGCTCTTCGATTCGGGCGTCCGAACCGGCGCCGACATCATCAAGGCCCTGGCGCTGGGGGCGACCGCGGTCGGCATCGGCCGGCCCTATGCCTATGGACTGGCGCTGGGCGGGACCGCCGGAATCGTGCACGTGCTGCGCTCGCTGCTGGCCGAGGCCGACCTCATCATGGCGGTGGACGGGTATCCGTCACGGGTTGATCTCACCCCGGAAACGTTGCGGCGCGTCACCTGA
- a CDS encoding siderophore-interacting protein, producing the protein MAGRPVHTFEVVRTEHASAHMIRVVLGGSGFDTFTPSVFTDSYVKVLFVRHEVDVDALPRPLTLDSFDRLPEEHRPVIRTLTVRRADSLSREIAIDVSVHGDHGVVGPWARSAQPGDAVYLMGPNGAYAPDPSADWHLLAGDESALPAISAALEALPAGAVGKAFIEVAGPEDEIVLDAPEGVELIWLHRGARADLVGQERAGDNDPLIEAVTTAAWLPGRVQVFIHGEAQAVMHNLRPYIRKERGVDAKWASISGYWRRGRTEETFRQWKKELAAAEAAEAAGAERRA; encoded by the coding sequence GTGGCGGGGCGACCGGTTCACACTTTCGAAGTTGTCCGAACCGAACATGCTTCGGCACACATGATTCGAGTGGTTTTGGGCGGCAGTGGGTTTGACACATTTACGCCCAGCGTTTTCACAGATTCGTACGTCAAGGTGCTCTTTGTGCGCCATGAGGTCGACGTGGACGCGCTCCCGCGCCCGTTGACGCTGGACAGCTTCGACCGCCTGCCCGAGGAGCACCGCCCCGTGATCCGCACCCTGACGGTGCGGCGGGCCGATTCGCTGAGCCGGGAAATCGCCATCGATGTCTCGGTGCACGGTGACCACGGTGTGGTCGGCCCGTGGGCCCGCAGTGCGCAGCCCGGCGATGCGGTGTACCTGATGGGTCCCAATGGCGCCTACGCGCCCGACCCCAGCGCCGACTGGCACCTGCTGGCCGGTGACGAGAGTGCTCTGCCGGCGATCTCCGCGGCGCTGGAGGCCCTGCCGGCCGGTGCGGTCGGCAAGGCGTTCATCGAAGTGGCCGGCCCCGAAGACGAGATCGTGTTGGATGCGCCGGAAGGAGTCGAGCTCATCTGGCTGCACCGGGGCGCACGTGCCGACCTGGTGGGCCAGGAACGGGCCGGGGACAACGACCCGCTGATCGAGGCGGTCACCACCGCCGCGTGGCTGCCGGGCCGGGTTCAGGTCTTCATCCACGGCGAGGCCCAGGCGGTCATGCACAACCTTCGGCCCTATATCCGCAAGGAGCGCGGGGTCGACGCCAAGTGGGCGTCGATCTCCGGTTACTGGCGGCGTGGGCGCACCGAGGAGACCTTCCGGCAGTGGAAGAAGGAACTCGCCGCCGCAGAAGCTGCCGAGGCCGCCGGCGCAGAGCGCAGGGCCTGA
- a CDS encoding GNAT family N-acetyltransferase yields MTAVDRAVSRREITDALLKAMERRHEVLDVIVESDDRSSAVQAIAELLGVSPLGCEAVIGMCLDQLTKDSRSRIADELDDLNNELTFILGDRPASSSDSLQLRPFGGDDRDIFALRTADVGASGDGFGGPAGGLDDEINSGLSRVDDEDAAWLVAVAGGQKVGMVFGDLHHNEVNVRIWIHPEHRKKGYGTAALRRARSEMAAYFPGVPLIVRAPGAHAG; encoded by the coding sequence ATGACCGCTGTCGACCGTGCCGTCTCCCGCCGCGAAATCACAGACGCCCTGCTCAAGGCGATGGAGCGCCGCCACGAAGTGCTCGATGTGATCGTCGAATCCGACGACCGCAGTTCGGCCGTGCAGGCCATCGCGGAGCTGCTCGGCGTCTCGCCGCTGGGCTGCGAAGCGGTCATCGGCATGTGCTTGGACCAGCTGACCAAGGACTCGCGGAGCCGGATCGCCGACGAACTCGACGACCTCAACAACGAGCTGACGTTCATCCTCGGAGACCGGCCGGCGAGTTCTTCGGACTCCCTCCAGCTGCGGCCGTTCGGTGGCGACGATCGCGACATCTTCGCCTTGCGCACCGCCGACGTCGGCGCCAGCGGAGACGGGTTCGGCGGTCCGGCCGGCGGTCTGGACGACGAGATCAACTCGGGCTTGTCGCGGGTCGACGACGAGGACGCCGCCTGGCTCGTCGCCGTCGCCGGTGGGCAGAAGGTGGGCATGGTCTTCGGCGACCTGCACCACAACGAGGTCAATGTGCGGATCTGGATCCACCCCGAGCATCGCAAGAAGGGTTACGGCACCGCCGCGTTGCGCCGTGCCCGCAGCGAGATGGCCGCCTACTTTCCCGGCGTACCGCTGATCGTGCGCGCACCGGGAGCCCACGCCGGATAA
- the rpsB gene encoding 30S ribosomal protein S2 — protein sequence MAVVTMKQLLDSGAHFGHQTRRWNPKMKRFIFTDRNGIYIIDLQQTLTYIDKAYEFVKETVAHGGSIMFVGTKKQAQESVAAEATRVGMPYVNQRWLGGMLTNFSTVHKRLQRLKELEAMEQTGGFEGRTKKEILMLTREKNKLERSLGGIRDMAKVPSAIWVVDTNKEHIAVGEARKLGIPVIAILDTNCDPDLVDYPIPGNDDAIRSAALLTKVIASAVAEGLQARAGQGNGAGKAEADAVEPLAEWEQELLAGATTSAPDAAAGADTTTDAS from the coding sequence ATGGCCGTAGTGACCATGAAGCAGCTGCTCGACAGCGGCGCCCACTTCGGGCATCAGACCCGTCGTTGGAACCCCAAGATGAAGCGGTTCATCTTCACCGACCGCAACGGCATCTACATCATCGACTTGCAGCAGACGCTGACGTACATCGACAAGGCGTACGAGTTCGTCAAGGAGACCGTCGCCCACGGCGGTTCGATAATGTTCGTCGGCACCAAGAAGCAGGCGCAGGAGTCGGTCGCGGCCGAGGCCACCCGGGTCGGGATGCCCTACGTCAACCAGCGCTGGCTGGGCGGCATGCTCACCAACTTCTCCACCGTGCACAAGCGTCTGCAGCGCCTCAAGGAGCTCGAGGCCATGGAGCAGACCGGCGGTTTCGAGGGACGCACCAAGAAGGAAATCTTGATGCTGACCCGCGAGAAGAACAAGCTGGAGCGCAGCCTCGGCGGTATCCGCGACATGGCCAAGGTGCCCTCGGCCATCTGGGTCGTCGACACCAACAAGGAGCACATCGCCGTCGGCGAGGCCCGCAAGCTGGGCATCCCGGTCATCGCGATCCTGGACACCAACTGCGACCCCGACCTCGTCGACTACCCGATCCCGGGCAATGACGACGCGATCCGCTCGGCGGCTCTGCTGACCAAGGTCATCGCTTCCGCGGTGGCCGAGGGGCTGCAGGCCCGGGCAGGTCAGGGCAACGGTGCGGGCAAGGCTGAGGCCGACGCGGTTGAGCCGCTGGCCGAGTGGGAGCAGGAGTTGCTGGCCGGCGCCACCACCTCTGCACCCGACGCCGCCGCCGGCGCCGACACCACCACCGACGCATCGTAG
- a CDS encoding ribonuclease HII, with translation MAPAWPPRPVIRRSPGLRTLESALYRSGLGPVAGVDEVGRGACAGPLVVAACVLGPGKPAALAALDDSKKLTEKAREQLFPLICRYALAYHVVFIEPADVDARGVHVANIEGMRRAVAGLALRPGYVLSDGFRVPGLPMPSLPVIGGDGAAACIAAASVLAKVSRDRYMATLDADHPGYGFAEHKGYSTAAHTAALAALGPCSQHRFSYVNVRNVAMAGAAATGTMGTNRAEGRLSR, from the coding sequence ATGGCTCCGGCCTGGCCACCGCGCCCGGTGATCCGTCGCTCGCCGGGGCTGCGCACACTGGAGTCGGCGCTGTACCGCAGTGGGCTCGGTCCGGTCGCCGGTGTCGATGAGGTGGGTCGGGGCGCCTGTGCCGGTCCGCTGGTGGTGGCCGCCTGCGTGCTCGGGCCGGGCAAGCCTGCGGCACTGGCAGCGCTCGACGACTCCAAGAAGCTCACCGAAAAGGCCCGCGAACAGCTGTTTCCGCTGATCTGCAGGTACGCGCTGGCCTACCACGTGGTGTTCATCGAACCCGCCGACGTCGACGCGCGTGGGGTGCATGTGGCCAATATCGAGGGAATGCGCCGCGCGGTGGCGGGCCTGGCGTTGCGACCGGGCTATGTGCTCTCCGACGGGTTCCGGGTGCCGGGGCTGCCGATGCCCTCGCTTCCGGTGATCGGGGGCGACGGTGCCGCGGCGTGCATCGCTGCGGCGAGCGTGCTGGCCAAGGTCAGCCGGGACCGGTACATGGCCACCCTGGATGCCGACCATCCCGGTTATGGATTCGCCGAGCACAAGGGGTATTCCACTGCGGCGCACACCGCGGCGCTGGCAGCGTTGGGACCGTGTAGCCAGCATCGTTTCTCGTACGTCAACGTGCGGAACGTGGCGATGGCCGGCGCAGCGGCGACTGGGACAATGGGGACGAACCGAGCAGAAGGACGGCTGAGCAGATGA
- a CDS encoding DUF2469 domain-containing protein — MSAEDLEKYETEMELSLYREYKDIVGQFSYVVETERRFYLANSVEMVPRNADGEVYFELRLADAWVWDMYRPARFVKQVRVVTFKDVNIEEVEKPELRLPE; from the coding sequence ATGAGTGCCGAAGATCTCGAAAAGTACGAAACCGAGATGGAACTCTCGCTGTACCGCGAATACAAGGACATCGTGGGGCAGTTCAGTTACGTCGTGGAGACCGAACGGCGCTTCTACCTGGCCAACAGCGTCGAGATGGTGCCGCGCAACGCCGACGGCGAGGTGTATTTCGAGCTTCGACTGGCCGACGCCTGGGTCTGGGACATGTACCGGCCCGCCCGGTTCGTCAAGCAGGTGCGGGTGGTCACCTTCAAAGACGTCAACATCGAAGAGGTCGAAAAGCCCGAGCTGCGGCTTCCGGAGTAA
- the dprA gene encoding DNA-processing protein DprA, translating into MSTAGAVPRAWAYLSRVAEPPRADLAALVGRVGPVEAAERIRRGAVEPELARHSEFRRDLDIASEDLEVLARRGGRLITPDDDEWPTLAFAAFRGAGVPATPDCRSPLVLWAVGPARLETVAERAVAIVGTRAATSYGEAVAADLAAGMAERGVAVVSGGAYGIDGAAHRAALAADGTTLAVLAGGVDIAYPAGHSALLQRIGAAGLLVTEYPPGVRPARYRFLTRNRLVAALAGPTVVVEAGIRSGAANTAAWARRLGRPVAAVPGPVTSGASAGCHVLLRGGAEVVTRAGDVIELAGRVGELAEDPPRPVTPLDGLSADQRQVYEALPGRGVVTVDQVAKTAGLAPAQVLAPLAMLELAGLVQRRDGSWGIVRGRR; encoded by the coding sequence ATGAGCACCGCGGGCGCCGTGCCGCGGGCCTGGGCATACCTGTCCCGGGTCGCTGAGCCACCGCGCGCGGACCTGGCGGCATTGGTCGGCCGGGTCGGCCCGGTCGAGGCGGCAGAGCGGATCCGTCGTGGCGCGGTCGAACCGGAACTGGCCCGGCACAGCGAGTTCCGGCGTGATCTCGATATCGCCTCCGAGGATCTGGAGGTGCTGGCCCGGCGCGGAGGCCGCCTGATCACCCCGGACGACGACGAGTGGCCGACGCTCGCGTTTGCCGCATTCCGCGGCGCCGGCGTCCCGGCTACCCCGGACTGCCGGTCGCCGCTGGTGCTGTGGGCGGTGGGCCCGGCCCGCCTCGAGACCGTCGCGGAGCGGGCCGTGGCGATCGTCGGAACCCGAGCGGCAACGTCCTATGGGGAAGCGGTGGCCGCGGACCTGGCCGCCGGAATGGCCGAACGCGGCGTCGCGGTGGTGTCCGGCGGCGCGTATGGAATCGACGGGGCAGCCCACCGCGCCGCGCTGGCCGCGGACGGAACGACGCTGGCGGTACTGGCCGGGGGAGTCGACATCGCCTATCCGGCAGGTCATTCCGCGTTGCTGCAGCGGATCGGTGCGGCCGGTCTGCTGGTCACCGAATACCCACCCGGGGTCCGCCCTGCCCGCTACCGGTTTCTGACCCGTAACCGCCTGGTGGCGGCTCTGGCCGGACCGACGGTGGTGGTGGAGGCCGGGATACGCAGCGGCGCGGCCAATACCGCCGCGTGGGCACGGCGGCTGGGCCGGCCGGTTGCCGCGGTTCCCGGGCCGGTCACGAGCGGGGCCTCAGCAGGCTGTCACGTGCTGCTGCGCGGCGGTGCCGAGGTGGTGACCCGGGCCGGTGACGTGATCGAGCTGGCGGGCCGCGTCGGCGAGCTGGCCGAGGATCCGCCCCGGCCGGTCACGCCGCTGGACGGCCTCAGCGCCGACCAGCGTCAGGTCTATGAGGCGTTGCCCGGCCGCGGTGTGGTCACCGTCGATCAGGTCGCCAAAACAGCCGGGCTGGCCCCGGCGCAGGTGCTCGCGCCGCTGGCGATGCTGGAGCTCGCCGGTCTGGTGCAACGGCGCGACGGCAGCTGGGGGATCGTCCGCGGCCGCCGGTAG
- a CDS encoding tyrosine recombinase XerC — protein MDAILDEFDQYLALERGRSDHTRRAYLGDLRSLFGFLAERGHSRIDELSLPLLRSWLATQAGAGAARSTLARRTSTVKTFTAWAARRGLLTSDPGARLQLPKSHRTLPAVLRRDQAQEVMDAAKSGAQQEDPLALRDRLITELLYATAVRVSELCGLDIDDVDSSRRVLRVVGKGNKQRTVPFGEPAAEALQAWLGRGRPPLATAESGPALLLGARGGRLDPRQARTVVHQTVAAVGGTPDMGPHGLRHTAATHLLEGGADLRIVQELLGHSSLATTQLYTHVTVARLRAVHDQAHPRA, from the coding sequence GTGGACGCGATTCTCGATGAGTTCGACCAGTACCTGGCTTTGGAGCGGGGCCGGTCGGACCACACCCGGCGCGCCTACCTCGGCGACCTGCGATCGCTGTTCGGGTTTCTCGCCGAACGCGGACATAGTCGCATCGATGAGCTGAGCCTTCCGCTGCTGCGCAGCTGGCTGGCCACGCAGGCCGGCGCCGGCGCCGCCCGCAGCACGCTGGCACGGCGCACGTCGACGGTCAAGACCTTCACCGCCTGGGCGGCGCGCCGCGGACTGCTGACATCGGATCCCGGGGCTCGTCTGCAGCTGCCGAAATCCCACCGCACACTGCCGGCGGTGCTGCGCCGCGACCAGGCTCAAGAAGTGATGGATGCCGCGAAATCCGGTGCACAACAAGAAGATCCGCTAGCGTTACGGGACAGATTGATCACCGAGTTGCTCTACGCCACAGCGGTACGGGTCAGCGAACTGTGCGGACTCGACATCGATGACGTGGACAGCTCCCGTCGGGTGCTGCGGGTCGTGGGCAAAGGCAACAAGCAACGGACCGTTCCGTTCGGGGAGCCCGCCGCCGAAGCCCTGCAGGCGTGGCTCGGGCGCGGGCGACCGCCGCTGGCGACCGCCGAATCCGGCCCGGCGCTGCTGCTCGGCGCCCGCGGCGGGCGCCTTGATCCCCGCCAGGCCCGCACCGTGGTGCACCAGACCGTCGCCGCGGTGGGTGGCACACCAGACATGGGTCCCCACGGCCTGCGCCATACCGCGGCCACGCACCTGCTGGAGGGCGGGGCAGACCTGCGGATCGTGCAGGAACTGCTCGGGCACTCCAGCCTGGCCACCACCCAGCTCTACACCCATGTCACGGTTGCCCGGCTGCGTGCCGTGCACGATCAGGCCCATCCGCGAGCGTGA